In the Sulfitobacter pacificus genome, one interval contains:
- a CDS encoding 2Fe-2S iron-sulfur cluster-binding protein, with protein MAKITYVEHGGKEHVVDVASGLTVMEGARDNNIPGIEADCGGACACSTCHVYVDPAWVEKVPAKDDMEEDMLDFAFEPDPVTSRLTCQIKVTDELDGLRVKMPAKQI; from the coding sequence ATGGCGAAAATTACCTACGTAGAGCATGGCGGCAAAGAGCATGTGGTCGATGTGGCCAGCGGGCTGACGGTCATGGAAGGCGCGCGCGACAATAACATTCCCGGTATCGAAGCCGATTGCGGCGGTGCCTGCGCCTGTTCCACTTGCCATGTCTATGTGGATCCGGCCTGGGTAGAGAAGGTACCGGCCAAGGATGACATGGAAGAAGACATGCTGGATTTCGCCTTTGAACCTGATCCGGTCACCTCGCGTTTGACCTGTCAGATCAAGGTCACGGATGAACTGGACGGCTTGCGCGTGAAGATGCCAGCCAAGCAGATTTAA
- a CDS encoding peptidoglycan-binding domain-containing protein yields the protein MTQALYRNTRAWQLTLGLLTCAALAGCDPAATGPANEAPEPGVMEATRNGPADAPEGSCWGKTVSPAVVERVTKQVQVKPASVNPDGTIGSLPVYRTEERQVIVTPRRDNWFQTPCPDVLTDEFISSLQRALMVRGGYSGAITGKLDTNTRAAVEQFQRTEGLNSAVLSLATARTLGLIAVPRDPSN from the coding sequence ATGACACAGGCACTATATAGAAACACGCGGGCCTGGCAGCTGACGCTGGGATTGCTGACCTGCGCAGCACTGGCAGGCTGTGATCCTGCCGCCACCGGCCCGGCAAACGAAGCCCCGGAACCCGGCGTGATGGAAGCCACCCGCAACGGCCCCGCTGATGCCCCAGAGGGCAGCTGTTGGGGCAAGACCGTCAGCCCGGCCGTGGTGGAACGGGTCACCAAACAGGTTCAGGTCAAACCCGCCTCCGTCAATCCCGATGGCACAATCGGCAGCCTGCCGGTCTATCGCACCGAAGAACGTCAGGTCATTGTGACGCCCCGGCGTGACAATTGGTTTCAGACCCCCTGTCCCGACGTGTTGACAGACGAATTTATCTCCTCGCTGCAACGCGCGCTGATGGTGCGCGGCGGCTATAGCGGTGCCATCACCGGCAAGCTGGACACCAATACCCGCGCTGCTGTGGAACAGTTCCAGCGCACAGAGGGGCTCAACAGTGCGGTTTTGTCATTGGCCACAGCCCGCACATTGGGCCTGATCGCCGTGCCGCGCGACCCGTCAAACTAA